From the genome of Gracilinanus agilis isolate LMUSP501 chromosome 2, AgileGrace, whole genome shotgun sequence, one region includes:
- the GSTZ1 gene encoding maleylacetoacetate isomerase isoform X3 encodes MQAGKPILYSYFRSSCSWRVRIALALKGIDYDIVPINLIKDGGQQFTKEFESLNPMKQVPTLKIDGITITQSLAIIEYLEETRPTAPRLLPLDPKERASVRMISDLIASGIQPLQNLSILKKVGQETQLAWAQAVISSGFRALESVLQNTAGKYCLGNEISMADLCLVPQVANAERYKVDLSPYPTVMRIYKTLLTMEAFQVSHPSRQPDTPPELRA; translated from the exons CGCTAGCTCTCAAGGGGATTGACTACGACATCGTTCCGATCAACCTCATCAAGGACGGGGGGCAGCAG TTTACTAAGGAATTCGAGTCGTTGAACCCCATGAAACAAGTGCCAACCCTGAAGATCGACGGCATTACCATTACCCAGTCC CTGGCCATCATCGAGTATCTGGAAGAAACACGACCGACGGCCCCCAGGCTCCTGCCGCTGGACCCCAAGGAAAGGGCCAGTGTCCGCATGATCTCGGACCTCATTGCTAGTGGAATTCAGCCCCTGCAG AACTTATCTATCCTAAAGAAAGTGGGTCAAGAAACTCAGCTGGCATGGGCACAAGCAGTCATCAGCTCTGGCTTTAGAG CCCTAGAGAGTGTCCTGCAGAACACAGCAGGGAAGTACTGCCTGGGAAATGAG ATCTCCATGGCTGACTTATGCCTGGTGCCTCAGGTGGCTAATGCTGAAAG GTATAAGGTGGACCTCTCCCCCTACCCCACCGTCATGCGCATTTACAAGACCTTGCTCACCATGGAGGCTTTCCAAGTGAGCCATCCTTCCCGGCAGCCTGACACCCCTCCAGAACTCCGGGCTTAA